A window from Actinomycetospora corticicola encodes these proteins:
- a CDS encoding fumarate reductase/succinate dehydrogenase flavoprotein subunit, with the protein MADTAAGNDTTVVHHTYDVLVIGAGGAGLRAAIEARMRGKRVAILSKSLFGKAHTVMAEGGIAASMGNANPRDNWEVHYRDTMRGGKFLNNWRMAELHAKEAPQRVWELETYGALFDRTPEGKISQRNFGGHQFPRLAHVGDRTGLELIRTLQQKIVSLQQEDHARTGDYESDLKVFHEFTVTELFKDGDRIAGAFGYRRPTGEYLCFHAPAVVLATGGIGKSFKVTSNSWEYTGDGHALALRAGARLINMEFVQFHPTGMVWPPSVKGILVTESVRGDGGVLKNSEGERFMFRYIPDVFREQYATSEDEGDRWYEDADNNRRPPELLPRDEVARAINNEVKEGRGSPAGGVYLDIASRRTTEFIRKRLPSMYHQFKELADVDITAEPMEVGPTCHYVMGGVEVDPDTAGTVVPGLFAAGEVAGGMHGSNRLGGNSLSDLLVFGCRAGAGAADYLDGLGTAPAVADHAVDAALAEAEKPFSVRGEENAYTLHQELQQTMNDLVGIIRRADEMEMALKRLAELRDRIPRVGVSGGRAYNPGWHLAMDLRNMLMVSQCIAMAALERQESRGGHTRDDYPAMDENWRRELLNCSLAEGPDGPEVQLEHQPQPAMRSDLFDLFELDELKKYYTGDELGGHRADQGM; encoded by the coding sequence ATGGCCGACACCGCAGCCGGGAACGACACGACCGTCGTCCACCACACCTACGACGTCCTCGTCATCGGCGCCGGTGGCGCCGGTCTGCGCGCGGCGATCGAGGCGCGGATGCGGGGCAAGCGGGTCGCGATCCTGTCGAAGTCGCTGTTCGGCAAGGCGCACACGGTCATGGCCGAGGGCGGGATCGCCGCGTCGATGGGGAACGCGAACCCCCGCGACAACTGGGAGGTCCACTACCGCGACACGATGCGCGGCGGGAAGTTCCTCAACAACTGGCGCATGGCGGAGCTGCACGCCAAGGAGGCCCCGCAGCGGGTCTGGGAGCTCGAGACCTACGGCGCGCTGTTCGACCGCACGCCCGAGGGCAAGATCAGCCAGCGCAACTTCGGCGGCCACCAGTTCCCCCGCCTCGCGCACGTCGGCGACCGCACCGGGCTGGAGCTCATCCGCACGCTGCAGCAGAAGATCGTCTCGCTGCAGCAGGAGGACCACGCCCGGACCGGCGACTACGAGTCCGACCTCAAGGTCTTCCACGAGTTCACCGTCACCGAGCTGTTCAAGGACGGCGACCGGATCGCCGGCGCCTTCGGCTACCGGCGGCCGACGGGGGAGTACCTCTGCTTCCACGCCCCCGCGGTGGTCCTCGCGACCGGTGGCATCGGCAAGTCGTTCAAGGTCACCAGCAACTCCTGGGAGTACACCGGCGACGGCCACGCCCTCGCGCTCCGGGCCGGCGCGCGGCTGATCAACATGGAGTTCGTGCAGTTCCACCCCACGGGGATGGTCTGGCCGCCCAGCGTCAAGGGCATCCTCGTGACCGAGTCGGTCCGGGGGGACGGCGGTGTCCTCAAGAACTCCGAGGGCGAGCGGTTCATGTTCCGCTACATCCCCGACGTGTTCCGCGAGCAGTACGCCACCAGCGAGGACGAGGGCGACCGCTGGTACGAGGACGCCGACAACAACCGGCGTCCCCCGGAGCTGCTGCCGCGCGACGAGGTGGCCCGGGCGATCAACAACGAGGTCAAGGAGGGTCGCGGGTCACCCGCCGGCGGGGTCTACCTCGACATCGCGAGCCGCCGCACCACGGAGTTCATCCGCAAGCGCCTGCCGTCGATGTACCACCAGTTCAAGGAGCTGGCCGACGTCGACATCACCGCCGAGCCGATGGAGGTCGGCCCGACCTGCCACTACGTGATGGGCGGCGTCGAGGTCGACCCCGACACCGCAGGCACCGTCGTGCCCGGGCTCTTCGCGGCCGGCGAGGTCGCGGGCGGGATGCACGGCTCGAACCGGCTCGGCGGGAACTCGCTGTCCGACCTGCTGGTGTTCGGCTGCCGGGCCGGCGCCGGGGCGGCCGACTACCTCGACGGCCTCGGCACCGCACCCGCCGTCGCCGACCACGCGGTCGACGCGGCGCTGGCCGAGGCCGAGAAGCCGTTCTCGGTCCGCGGCGAGGAGAACGCCTACACGCTGCACCAGGAGCTGCAGCAGACGATGAACGACCTCGTCGGCATCATCCGGCGGGCCGACGAGATGGAGATGGCGCTCAAGCGGCTCGCCGAGCTGCGCGACCGCATCCCGCGCGTCGGGGTCTCCGGGGGCCGCGCCTACAACCCGGGCTGGCACCTGGCGATGGACCTGCGCAACATGCTCATGGTCAGCCAGTGCATCGCCATGGCGGCCCTGGAGCGCCAGGAGAGCCGCGGCGGCCACACGCGCGACGACTACCCGGCGATGGACGAGAACTGGCGACGCGAGCTGCTGAACTGCTCGCTCGCCGAGGGTCCCGACGGCCCGGAGGTGCAGCTGGAGCACCAGCCGCAGCCGGCGATGCGGTCCGACCTGTTCGACCTCTTCGAGCTCGACGAGCTGAAGAAGTACTACACCGGCGACGAGCTCGGCGGGCACCGCGCCGACCAGGGGATGTGA
- a CDS encoding succinate dehydrogenase/fumarate reductase iron-sulfur subunit: MGYRAKFEVWRGDSSGEGALQPYEVDVNEGEVVLDIVHRLQATQAGDLAVRWNCKAGKCGSCSAEINGRPRLMCMTRMSTFDEHETVTITPLRTFPVIRDLVTDVDFNYVKAREIPSFAPPEDLAPGEYRMDQLDVERPQEFRKCIECYLCQNTCHAVRDHEENKEQFAGPRYLMRVSELDMHPLDVRDRKDAAQEDHGLGYCNITKCCTEVCPEHIKITDNALIPMKERVVDTKYDPLVWLGRKIFKREDLEAKTATGRRSLDDAGPDNGSPLPADSIGPAGT; this comes from the coding sequence ATGGGCTACCGGGCGAAGTTCGAGGTCTGGCGCGGCGACTCCTCCGGCGAGGGGGCGCTGCAGCCCTACGAGGTGGACGTCAACGAGGGCGAGGTCGTCCTCGACATCGTGCACCGGCTGCAGGCCACCCAGGCGGGCGACCTCGCGGTGCGCTGGAACTGCAAGGCCGGCAAGTGCGGCAGCTGCTCGGCCGAGATCAACGGCCGGCCGCGCCTGATGTGCATGACGCGCATGTCGACCTTCGACGAGCACGAGACCGTGACGATCACGCCGTTGCGGACCTTCCCGGTGATCCGGGACCTCGTCACCGACGTCGACTTCAACTACGTCAAGGCGCGCGAGATCCCGTCGTTCGCGCCGCCGGAGGACCTGGCGCCGGGCGAGTACCGGATGGACCAGCTCGACGTCGAGCGGCCGCAGGAGTTCCGCAAGTGCATCGAGTGCTACCTGTGCCAGAACACCTGCCACGCGGTGCGTGACCACGAGGAGAACAAGGAGCAGTTCGCCGGCCCGCGCTACCTGATGCGGGTCTCCGAGCTCGACATGCATCCCCTCGACGTGCGCGACCGCAAGGACGCGGCGCAGGAGGACCACGGCCTCGGCTACTGCAACATCACCAAGTGCTGCACCGAGGTCTGCCCCGAGCACATCAAGATCACCGACAACGCGCTCATCCCGATGAAGGAACGCGTCGTCGACACGAAGTACGACCCGCTGGTCTGGCTCGGGCGCAAGATCTTCAAGCGGGAGGACCTCGAGGCGAAGACGGCCACGGGCAGGCGCTCCCTCGACGACGCCGGACCGGACAACGGCTCGCCGCTGCCGGCGGACTCGATCGGCCCGGCCGGGACGTAG
- a CDS encoding IclR family transcriptional regulator domain-containing protein, translating into MTRADGDRGDRSAVQSVDRAISILEILAARGEAGITEIAEELGVHKSTASRLVSALQRRGLLEQLGDRGKYALSFGVVRLAAATTGRMDLARLGQPTCQALAEIVGETVNIAVSDGEAAINVAQEFGTSSVSTQNWVGRRTPLHATSAGKVLLAHMDDTDQRLLLRRRLPRFTEATITEPAALRVELARVLDEGYARSFEELEVGMHAVAVPVWAHDGSVVAALSASGPAYRLPRRRARAIVGDMREAARELSVRLGWVEPSGQH; encoded by the coding sequence GTGACGAGGGCCGACGGGGACCGGGGAGATCGTTCCGCAGTCCAGTCGGTCGACCGGGCGATCTCCATCCTCGAGATCCTCGCGGCCCGTGGCGAGGCCGGTATCACCGAGATCGCCGAGGAGCTCGGCGTCCACAAGTCGACCGCGTCGCGCCTGGTCTCCGCGCTGCAGCGCCGCGGGCTGCTCGAGCAGCTCGGCGACCGCGGGAAGTACGCGTTGAGCTTCGGCGTCGTGCGCCTGGCCGCCGCGACCACCGGGCGGATGGACCTCGCCCGACTGGGGCAGCCGACCTGCCAGGCGCTCGCGGAGATCGTCGGGGAGACCGTCAACATCGCGGTCTCCGACGGCGAGGCCGCCATCAACGTGGCGCAGGAGTTCGGCACCTCGAGCGTGAGCACCCAGAACTGGGTGGGCCGCCGCACCCCGTTGCACGCGACCTCGGCCGGCAAGGTGCTCCTGGCCCACATGGACGACACGGATCAGCGGTTGCTGCTGCGGCGGCGCCTCCCGCGGTTCACCGAGGCCACGATCACGGAGCCGGCGGCGCTGCGGGTGGAGCTGGCGCGGGTGCTCGACGAGGGCTACGCCCGCTCGTTCGAGGAGCTCGAGGTCGGCATGCACGCGGTCGCGGTGCCGGTGTGGGCGCACGACGGTTCGGTGGTCGCCGCGCTCTCCGCCTCGGGCCCGGCGTACCGGCTCCCACGACGGCGCGCGCGGGCGATCGTCGGTGACATGCGGGAGGCGGCCCGGGAGCTCTCGGTCCGCCTCGGCTGGGTGGAGCCCTCCGGACAGCACTGA
- a CDS encoding DUF3046 domain-containing protein, with amino-acid sequence MRLTHFRQLMEDEFGAVRASSIARDHVFSALAGRTVEQALEDGEEPREVWRAVCAEFDVPAARR; translated from the coding sequence GTGCGCCTGACCCACTTCCGGCAGCTGATGGAGGACGAGTTCGGCGCCGTGCGCGCCTCCTCGATCGCGCGGGACCACGTGTTCTCCGCGCTCGCCGGCCGCACCGTGGAGCAGGCGCTGGAGGACGGCGAGGAGCCGCGCGAGGTCTGGCGCGCGGTGTGCGCCGAGTTCGACGTCCCGGCCGCCCGCAGATGA
- a CDS encoding ATP-dependent helicase, with protein MHDLVTVLDRFSPATRDWFTGAFGEPTAAQAGAWDAVADGEHALVVAPTGSGKTLAAFLWALDRLASEPLPEEPTRRCRVLYVSPMKALTVDVQRNLRSPLAGLRQATHRLGLPEPDITVGSRTGDTPADERRAFNRTPPDVLVTTPESLFLLLTSAARESLRGVDTVIVDEVHAVLASKRGAHLALSLERLDALLDAPAQRIGLSATVRPVEEVSTFLAGGRPVRVVQPESTKVVEVSVVVPVEDMSALDSGDNQSGPGVEEEVEGSAAGAAQRASIWPAVQEKVLDLVESHRSTIVFANSRRLAERLTARINELATERAAMAQAEAEPVDLDDDPDVDDSDDTSDDAGDAPVVGKGPFPAEAVGQSGVAEPAEVIVARAHHGSMSRTQRTLVEEALKTGQLPCVVATSSLELGIDMGAVDLVVQVEAPPSVASGLQRVGRAGHQVGAVSEGVVFPKYRGDLVSCAVVAERMAGGKIEAMRYPRNPLDVLAQHVVAMTAMENWSLTDLTALVRRAAPFSGLPDSAVGSVLDMLAGRYPSEEFGELRPRITWDRVTDELAGRPGAQRLAVTSGGTIPDRGLYTVVTPGSGENGTGGSRVGELDEEMVYESRAGDTFLLGSTTWRVLDITRDRVIAEPAPGVPGRMPFWKGDALGRPLELGRALGAFVREIAGADDAAARERAAAAGLDAWAVDNLVGYLGEQREATRHVPSDRTIVVERFRDELGDWRIVVHSPFGAQVNAPWALAIAARFREQRGLEVSAASADDGIVLRLPDTLDDTGAEILPGAEDVLLDPDEVDQLVTAEVSGSALFAARFRECAARSLLLPRRDPTRRTPLWQQRQKAAQLMSVASKYEQFPVVLETYRECLQDVYDVPGLVELMRDVRSRAVQVVDVATPSASPFARTLMFGYVGMFLYEMDAPLAERRAAALSLDSTLLAELLGSEAIRELLDVDVLAEVESGLQRTDPERHVRDAEGTADLLRFVGDLTTAEAATRGVREEWLESLESARRALRVKIAGENRWVAIEDAGRLRDALGAGLPVGVPEAFTEPVADPLGDLLARYARTRGPFPASAAARRFGLGPAVVSSVLERMAGAGRLVRGELRPTDAPPVPGDTGVPDGGIDFCDAEVLRRIRRGSLARLRAEVEPVEPAALGRFLPSWHGIGGRRRRAPSPDDVLNVIEQLAGAPVPASAWESLVLPARLPGYTPALLDELTSAGEVTWTGCGTLSGGDGWLAVAPADVADLMLPEPDEGLVESPLHRALLEALDGGGALFFRTLSDRAGAILRDAGETIPDDPTTVEALWDLVWSGHATNDTLAPVRALVSGGGGRSKAAHKGRRTPSRGRYARVGRPQMPSRTGPPTVAGRWSAVPEREPDATRRAQARTESFLERHGVLTRGALDTERVTGGFAGIYPVLRAMEESGRCRRGYVVEGLGAAQFAVPGAIDRLRATSRDDDASARGQQALVLAATDPAQPWGAALEWPPTKASQDGTTGHRPGRKAGSLVVLTDGEPTIYVERGGKSLLSFTDDRERLTEAANALTAAVRDGSLGGLSVERTDGSSAMDGVLAEALGEAGFRNSPKGLRIRA; from the coding sequence ATGCATGACCTCGTGACCGTTCTCGACCGTTTCTCCCCCGCCACGCGGGACTGGTTCACCGGTGCCTTCGGTGAACCCACCGCCGCGCAGGCGGGTGCGTGGGACGCGGTCGCGGACGGCGAGCACGCCCTCGTCGTCGCCCCCACCGGCTCGGGCAAGACGCTGGCCGCCTTCCTCTGGGCGCTCGACCGGTTGGCCTCGGAGCCGCTGCCCGAGGAGCCCACGCGACGGTGCCGGGTCCTCTACGTGTCGCCGATGAAGGCGCTCACCGTCGACGTCCAGCGCAACCTCCGCTCGCCGCTCGCGGGGCTGCGCCAGGCCACCCACCGCCTCGGGCTCCCGGAACCCGACATCACCGTCGGCTCCCGCACCGGCGACACCCCGGCCGACGAGCGCCGCGCCTTCAACCGCACCCCGCCCGACGTCCTGGTGACCACCCCGGAGTCACTGTTCCTGCTGCTCACCTCCGCCGCGCGGGAGTCGTTGCGCGGGGTGGACACGGTGATCGTCGACGAGGTGCACGCGGTCCTGGCCTCGAAGCGCGGGGCGCACCTGGCCCTGTCGCTGGAGCGCCTCGATGCCCTGCTCGACGCACCGGCCCAGCGGATCGGGCTCTCGGCGACGGTGCGCCCGGTGGAGGAGGTCTCCACCTTCCTCGCGGGCGGGCGTCCGGTGCGCGTGGTGCAGCCGGAGTCGACGAAGGTCGTCGAGGTCAGCGTCGTCGTCCCGGTCGAGGACATGAGCGCGCTCGACTCGGGGGACAACCAGAGCGGCCCGGGCGTCGAGGAGGAGGTCGAGGGCTCCGCCGCCGGGGCGGCGCAGCGGGCGTCCATCTGGCCCGCGGTGCAGGAGAAGGTGCTCGACCTCGTCGAGTCCCACCGCTCCACGATCGTCTTCGCCAACTCCCGCCGGTTGGCCGAGCGGCTCACCGCGCGGATCAACGAGCTCGCCACGGAGCGGGCGGCCATGGCCCAGGCGGAGGCCGAGCCGGTCGACCTGGACGACGACCCCGATGTCGACGACTCCGACGACACCTCCGACGACGCCGGTGACGCACCCGTCGTCGGGAAGGGCCCCTTCCCGGCCGAGGCGGTCGGGCAGTCCGGCGTGGCCGAGCCCGCCGAGGTGATCGTGGCGCGGGCGCACCACGGCTCGATGAGCCGCACCCAGCGCACCCTGGTGGAGGAGGCCCTGAAGACGGGGCAGCTGCCGTGTGTCGTGGCGACGTCCAGCCTGGAGCTGGGCATCGACATGGGGGCGGTCGACCTCGTGGTGCAGGTCGAGGCGCCGCCGTCGGTGGCCAGCGGGCTGCAGCGGGTGGGACGGGCCGGCCACCAGGTGGGTGCGGTGTCCGAAGGCGTCGTGTTCCCGAAGTACCGGGGCGACCTCGTCTCCTGCGCGGTCGTGGCCGAGCGGATGGCGGGCGGGAAGATCGAGGCGATGCGCTACCCGCGCAACCCGCTCGACGTCCTGGCCCAGCACGTCGTGGCGATGACCGCGATGGAGAACTGGTCGCTGACCGACCTGACCGCGCTCGTCCGGCGGGCGGCCCCGTTCAGCGGACTGCCCGACTCGGCGGTGGGCTCCGTGCTCGACATGCTCGCGGGCCGCTACCCCAGCGAGGAGTTCGGCGAGCTGCGCCCGCGCATCACGTGGGACCGGGTCACCGACGAGCTCGCCGGACGGCCGGGCGCCCAGCGGCTGGCCGTCACCTCCGGCGGCACGATCCCCGACCGCGGGCTGTACACCGTCGTCACCCCCGGCTCCGGGGAGAACGGCACCGGGGGCTCGCGGGTCGGTGAGCTCGACGAGGAGATGGTCTACGAGTCGCGGGCGGGCGACACGTTCCTGCTCGGCTCCACCACCTGGCGGGTCCTCGACATCACCCGCGACCGCGTGATCGCCGAGCCCGCCCCCGGCGTGCCCGGACGGATGCCGTTCTGGAAGGGCGACGCACTCGGACGGCCGCTCGAGCTCGGGCGGGCCCTGGGCGCGTTCGTCCGCGAGATCGCGGGCGCCGACGATGCGGCCGCCCGGGAACGCGCGGCGGCCGCGGGCCTCGACGCCTGGGCCGTCGACAACCTCGTCGGCTACCTGGGCGAGCAGCGGGAGGCCACGCGGCACGTCCCGAGCGACCGCACGATCGTGGTCGAGCGGTTCCGCGACGAGCTGGGCGACTGGCGGATCGTCGTGCACTCCCCCTTCGGCGCCCAGGTCAACGCGCCGTGGGCCCTGGCGATCGCGGCCCGGTTCCGCGAGCAGCGCGGCCTGGAGGTGTCGGCGGCCTCGGCCGACGACGGGATCGTGCTGCGGCTGCCCGACACCCTCGACGACACGGGCGCCGAGATCCTGCCCGGCGCGGAGGACGTCCTGCTCGACCCCGACGAGGTCGACCAGCTGGTCACGGCGGAGGTCAGCGGCTCCGCCCTGTTCGCCGCCCGCTTCCGCGAGTGCGCGGCCCGGTCGCTGCTGCTCCCCCGCCGCGACCCGACCCGGCGCACGCCGCTCTGGCAGCAGCGGCAGAAGGCCGCCCAGCTGATGAGCGTCGCGTCGAAGTACGAGCAGTTCCCGGTGGTGCTCGAGACCTACCGGGAGTGTCTGCAGGACGTGTACGACGTGCCCGGCCTGGTCGAGCTGATGCGCGACGTCCGCTCGCGGGCGGTGCAGGTGGTCGATGTCGCGACCCCGTCGGCGTCGCCGTTCGCGCGGACGCTGATGTTCGGCTACGTGGGGATGTTCCTCTACGAGATGGACGCCCCGCTCGCGGAGCGGCGGGCCGCGGCCCTCTCGCTGGACTCGACGCTGCTCGCCGAGCTGCTCGGGTCGGAGGCGATCCGGGAGCTGCTCGACGTCGACGTGCTGGCCGAGGTCGAGTCGGGGCTCCAGCGCACCGACCCCGAACGCCACGTGCGCGACGCCGAGGGCACGGCCGACCTGCTGCGCTTCGTCGGCGACCTCACGACGGCGGAGGCCGCGACCCGCGGGGTCCGCGAGGAGTGGTTGGAGTCGCTGGAGTCCGCGCGCCGGGCGCTCCGGGTCAAGATCGCGGGCGAGAACCGCTGGGTGGCGATCGAGGACGCGGGGCGGCTGCGCGACGCGCTCGGCGCCGGGCTCCCCGTCGGCGTGCCCGAGGCCTTCACCGAGCCGGTCGCCGACCCGCTCGGTGACCTCCTCGCCCGCTACGCCCGCACGCGAGGTCCGTTCCCGGCGTCGGCCGCCGCCCGGCGGTTCGGGCTCGGCCCGGCCGTGGTGTCGTCGGTGCTGGAGCGGATGGCCGGTGCCGGACGCCTCGTCCGCGGTGAGCTGCGGCCGACCGACGCGCCCCCGGTCCCCGGGGACACCGGGGTCCCCGACGGCGGGATCGACTTCTGCGACGCCGAGGTCCTGCGGCGCATCCGCCGCGGGTCGCTCGCGCGCCTGCGGGCGGAGGTCGAGCCCGTCGAGCCCGCGGCCCTCGGGCGGTTCCTGCCGTCCTGGCACGGGATCGGCGGCCGCCGTCGTCGGGCGCCGAGCCCGGACGACGTACTGAACGTGATCGAGCAGCTCGCGGGCGCCCCGGTGCCCGCGAGCGCCTGGGAGTCGCTGGTGCTGCCGGCGCGGCTGCCCGGGTACACCCCGGCGCTGCTCGACGAGCTGACCAGCGCCGGCGAGGTCACGTGGACCGGGTGCGGCACGCTCTCCGGGGGGGACGGCTGGCTCGCCGTCGCCCCCGCCGACGTCGCCGACCTCATGCTGCCCGAGCCCGACGAGGGGCTGGTGGAGTCGCCGCTGCACCGCGCGCTGCTCGAGGCCCTCGACGGCGGGGGCGCGCTGTTCTTCCGGACGCTCTCCGACCGCGCGGGCGCCATCCTCCGCGACGCCGGCGAGACGATCCCCGACGACCCGACGACGGTCGAGGCGCTCTGGGACCTCGTATGGTCCGGGCACGCCACGAACGACACGCTGGCTCCCGTCCGAGCGCTGGTGTCGGGGGGCGGAGGACGGTCGAAGGCGGCACACAAGGGTCGGCGGACCCCGTCGCGCGGGCGCTACGCGCGGGTCGGGCGGCCGCAGATGCCGTCGCGCACGGGCCCGCCGACCGTCGCGGGCCGCTGGTCGGCCGTCCCGGAGCGTGAGCCGGACGCGACCCGGCGCGCCCAGGCCCGGACCGAGTCGTTCCTGGAACGTCACGGCGTGCTGACCCGGGGGGCGCTCGACACGGAGCGGGTCACCGGCGGCTTCGCGGGCATCTATCCGGTGCTGCGGGCCATGGAGGAGTCGGGACGCTGCCGGCGGGGCTACGTCGTCGAGGGGCTCGGGGCGGCGCAGTTCGCGGTGCCGGGCGCGATCGACCGCCTCCGTGCCACCTCCCGCGACGACGACGCCTCCGCCCGGGGCCAGCAGGCGCTCGTGCTCGCCGCGACCGACCCGGCCCAGCCCTGGGGCGCGGCGCTGGAGTGGCCGCCGACGAAGGCGTCGCAGGACGGCACCACCGGTCACCGGCCGGGCCGCAAGGCCGGCTCGCTCGTGGTGCTGACCGACGGCGAGCCCACGATCTACGTCGAACGCGGCGGCAAGTCGCTGCTGTCGTTCACCGACGACCGCGAGCGGCTCACCGAGGCGGCGAACGCCCTCACCGCGGCCGTGCGGGACGGGTCGCTCGGTGGCCTGTCGGTCGAGCGCACGGACGGGTCGAGCGCGATGGACGGGGTGCTCGCCGAGGCGCTCGGCGAGGCCGGGTTCCGCAACAGCCCGAAGGGCCTGCGCATCCGGGCGTGA
- a CDS encoding regulatory protein RecX, giving the protein MAGFGRRPRRPAREAPELEGPADPAADPESVARTICLNLLSVRARTRAELATELTRREVDDEVAATVLDRLEEVRLLDDSAFAEQWVDSRHRHRGLGKRALSQELRHKGVETEVANAALDELDPEAERSKAAELVRKRLPSLDRVEPPVAARRLVGMLARKGYGAGLAYEVVKTEMAARGAEIEAETDLEGDDEVAAGRR; this is encoded by the coding sequence ATGGCGGGGTTCGGGCGACGCCCGCGGCGCCCGGCCCGGGAGGCGCCGGAGCTCGAGGGTCCCGCCGATCCGGCGGCCGACCCCGAATCGGTCGCCCGGACCATCTGTCTGAACCTGCTCAGCGTCCGGGCCCGCACCCGCGCCGAGCTGGCCACCGAGCTGACGCGCCGCGAGGTCGACGACGAGGTCGCCGCCACGGTGCTCGACCGGCTGGAGGAGGTCCGCCTCCTCGACGACTCCGCGTTCGCCGAGCAGTGGGTCGACTCGCGGCACCGCCACCGGGGCCTCGGGAAGCGGGCGCTGTCCCAGGAACTGCGCCACAAGGGCGTCGAGACCGAGGTCGCCAACGCGGCCCTCGACGAGCTCGACCCCGAGGCCGAGCGCTCGAAGGCTGCCGAGCTGGTCCGCAAGCGGCTGCCCTCGCTCGACCGCGTCGAGCCCCCCGTGGCCGCGCGCCGGCTGGTCGGGATGCTGGCCCGCAAGGGCTACGGCGCGGGGCTGGCCTACGAGGTCGTGAAGACCGAGATGGCCGCCCGGGGCGCCGAGATCGAGGCGGAGACCGACCTCGAGGGCGACGACGAGGTGGCCGCGGGCCGGCGGTAG
- the recA gene encoding recombinase RecA, translated as MPQAPDRDKALELALAQIDKQFGKGSVMRLGEEGRAPISVIPTGSIALDVALGVGGLPRGRVVEIYGPESSGKTTVTLHAVAQAQAQGGVAAFIDAEHALDPEYAKALGVDTDALLVAQPDTGEQALEIMDMLIRSNALDIIVVDSVAALVPRAEIEGDMGDSHVGLQARLMSQALRKITGALNHSGTTAIFINQLREKVGVMFGSPETTTGGRALKFYSSVRLDIRRIETLKDGTDAVGNRTRVKVVKNKVAPPFKQAEFDMIYGHGISKEGSLIDVGVEQGFVRKSGAWYTYDGDQLGQGKENARKFLRENPDVAGEIEKRIKEKLGIGPKLDAEVAEPAPAPVDF; from the coding sequence ATGCCTCAGGCCCCGGATCGCGACAAGGCGCTCGAACTCGCCCTGGCGCAGATCGACAAGCAGTTCGGCAAGGGCTCGGTGATGCGGCTGGGCGAGGAGGGTCGCGCGCCGATCAGCGTCATCCCCACCGGCTCGATCGCCCTGGACGTCGCGCTCGGCGTCGGCGGTCTGCCGCGTGGCCGCGTCGTCGAGATCTACGGCCCGGAGTCCTCCGGGAAGACGACCGTCACCCTGCACGCCGTCGCCCAGGCGCAGGCGCAGGGCGGCGTCGCGGCGTTCATCGACGCCGAGCACGCGCTCGACCCGGAGTACGCCAAGGCGCTCGGCGTCGACACCGACGCCCTGCTGGTCGCCCAGCCGGACACCGGCGAGCAGGCGCTCGAGATCATGGACATGCTGATCCGCTCGAACGCGCTCGACATCATCGTCGTCGACTCGGTGGCCGCGCTCGTGCCCCGCGCCGAGATCGAGGGCGACATGGGCGACAGCCACGTCGGCCTCCAGGCCCGGCTCATGAGCCAGGCGCTGCGCAAGATCACCGGTGCGCTGAACCACTCCGGCACCACGGCGATCTTCATCAACCAACTGCGCGAGAAGGTCGGCGTCATGTTCGGCTCGCCGGAGACCACCACCGGTGGCCGCGCGCTGAAGTTCTACTCGTCGGTGCGCCTGGACATCCGCCGGATCGAGACGCTGAAGGACGGCACCGACGCGGTCGGCAACCGGACGCGCGTCAAGGTCGTGAAGAACAAGGTCGCGCCGCCGTTCAAGCAGGCCGAGTTCGACATGATCTACGGCCACGGCATCTCGAAGGAGGGCTCGCTGATCGACGTCGGCGTCGAGCAGGGCTTCGTCCGCAAGTCGGGCGCCTGGTACACCTACGACGGCGACCAGCTCGGCCAGGGCAAGGAGAACGCCCGCAAGTTCCTGCGGGAGAACCCGGACGTCGCCGGCGAGATCGAGAAGCGCATCAAGGAGAAGCTCGGCATCGGGCCGAAGCTCGACGCCGAGGTGGCCGAGCCGGCGCCCGCCCCGGTCGACTTCTGA